In Nitratiruptor sp. YY09-18, a single window of DNA contains:
- the lptB gene encoding LPS export ABC transporter ATP-binding protein produces MHKLIAQDLYKSIKDKPIVKGVNLELQSGEVVGLLGPNGAGKTTTFYMICGLIEPTKGKVLLDDQDITFEPLHKKAKLGIGYLPQESSVFKDLSVEENLLIAAEANIKNPEKRMQEVDNLLELFNIEPIRHRLGRALSGGERRRCEIARSLIIHPKFLLLDEPFAGVDPIAVTDIQNIIKELKSANIGILITDHNVRETLSVCDRAYVLKDGEILASGTSEEVANNELVRKHYLGEHFQF; encoded by the coding sequence ATGCACAAACTTATAGCACAAGATCTGTACAAATCTATTAAGGACAAACCCATTGTCAAAGGCGTCAATCTCGAACTGCAAAGTGGTGAAGTAGTAGGGCTTCTAGGACCCAATGGTGCAGGGAAGACTACAACATTTTATATGATATGTGGACTGATTGAACCAACCAAAGGGAAAGTGCTTCTTGATGATCAAGATATTACTTTTGAGCCTCTGCACAAAAAGGCAAAGCTTGGTATCGGCTATCTACCACAAGAATCGAGTGTATTTAAGGATTTGAGTGTAGAAGAGAATCTCCTCATAGCAGCTGAAGCAAATATCAAAAATCCAGAAAAGCGGATGCAAGAGGTAGATAATCTCCTCGAGCTTTTTAATATCGAGCCGATACGTCATAGACTCGGTAGAGCCTTGAGTGGTGGGGAGAGAAGACGATGTGAGATAGCACGCTCGCTCATTATCCATCCTAAGTTTTTGCTCCTTGATGAGCCTTTTGCTGGTGTTGATCCAATAGCAGTAACAGATATTCAAAACATTATCAAAGAGCTCAAGTCTGCAAATATTGGCATTCTCATAACTGATCACAATGTTCGCGAAACGCTCAGCGTGTGTGATAGAGCATACGTACTCAAAGATGGAGAGATACTAGCAAGTGGAACGAGTGAAGAGGTAGCAAACAATGAGCTTGTGAGGAAGCACTACCTTGGAGAGCACTTTCAGTTCTGA
- the tsaE gene encoding tRNA (adenosine(37)-N6)-threonylcarbamoyltransferase complex ATPase subunit type 1 TsaE codes for MKVVADLANLESVVDCIKKSGKHIILLEGDLGSGKTTLVRAFAKSDEVTSPTFSIQQVYPGSIYHYDLYNAGFEKFMELGLFEELVKEGYHFIEWPSDELKNFLNAIGFDYLSVKIKPLNGKREYTCTNL; via the coding sequence ATGAAGGTAGTTGCTGATCTAGCGAATTTAGAGAGTGTAGTTGATTGTATCAAAAAAAGTGGGAAGCATATAATTTTGCTTGAAGGAGATCTTGGGAGTGGCAAAACGACACTTGTAAGAGCCTTTGCAAAGAGTGATGAGGTCACATCACCTACTTTTTCGATCCAGCAGGTATATCCAGGTAGTATTTATCACTATGATCTCTATAATGCCGGATTTGAGAAATTTATGGAGCTGGGGCTCTTTGAAGAGCTAGTAAAAGAGGGATACCATTTCATAGAGTGGCCAAGTGACGAACTCAAAAACTTTCTCAATGCTATAGGATTTGATTATTTGAGTGTAAAAATCAAACCACTCAATGGAAAAAGAGAGTATACATGCACAAACTTATAG
- the trpD gene encoding anthranilate phosphoribosyltransferase: protein MFEKLFNNELSEQEARAFLIELYKKGESAEDIAEAAKIMREHSIKLPIPKTLQEKLIDVVGTGGDKSGSFNVSSTVALLLPSLGSYVAKHGNRSITSKSGSADMLEALGINLDLDVNKQVEMLKRTGFCFIFAKNHHPVMKHIMPIRRSIPHRTIFNILGPLTNPAGAKKYLLGVFDKEYVPKMAQALVELGAKRALVVASEEGMDEISISGKTYIAEIINKDIRYFEIVPEDFGLTRASFEEIKGADATHNAKITCDIIEGKLHGAKRDMVLLNAGAALYADGKAASIKEGIAMAASAIDSGKAGDKLDQIIKVSQELA, encoded by the coding sequence ATGTTTGAAAAACTGTTTAACAATGAACTCAGTGAGCAAGAAGCAAGAGCATTTTTAATTGAACTCTATAAAAAAGGTGAGAGTGCCGAAGATATTGCAGAGGCTGCAAAAATTATGCGAGAGCACTCGATCAAACTTCCGATTCCTAAAACTTTGCAAGAAAAGCTTATCGATGTAGTTGGGACAGGTGGCGATAAGAGTGGCAGTTTCAATGTTTCAAGCACTGTGGCTTTGCTGTTGCCGTCACTTGGCAGTTATGTTGCCAAACATGGCAATAGAAGCATCACCAGTAAAAGTGGCAGTGCAGATATGCTTGAAGCGCTTGGAATCAATCTTGATCTTGATGTCAATAAGCAGGTGGAAATGCTTAAGCGCACAGGTTTTTGCTTTATATTTGCAAAAAATCACCATCCAGTAATGAAACATATCATGCCAATTCGAAGATCCATTCCCCACAGAACCATTTTTAATATTTTAGGACCTTTGACCAACCCTGCAGGGGCAAAGAAGTATCTTTTGGGGGTATTTGATAAAGAGTATGTTCCAAAAATGGCACAAGCACTTGTGGAGCTTGGTGCGAAGCGAGCTTTGGTGGTGGCAAGCGAAGAGGGTATGGATGAGATAAGTATCAGCGGTAAAACCTATATAGCAGAAATTATCAACAAAGATATTCGCTACTTTGAGATAGTTCCGGAGGATTTTGGACTTACAAGAGCATCTTTTGAAGAGATTAAAGGTGCAGATGCCACCCACAATGCAAAGATAACATGCGACATTATTGAGGGCAAACTCCATGGAGCAAAGCGTGATATGGTGCTCCTCAATGCTGGGGCAGCACTCTATGCTGATGGGAAAGCTGCTTCAATCAAAGAGGGTATTGCCATGGCTGCGAGTGCAATAGATAGCGGTAAAGCGGGCGATAAACTTGATCAAATTATCAAAGTAAGTCAAGAGCTCGCATGA
- a CDS encoding RNA-binding S4 domain-containing protein has product MRIDKFMNAVNIVKRRSVAQDMIKNEVVLLNGLVAKASKDVKIGDIITIKYLKGDKSYKVLAIPTTKNVPKARMHEYVEEL; this is encoded by the coding sequence GTGCGAATCGATAAGTTTATGAATGCAGTCAATATAGTAAAAAGAAGAAGCGTTGCACAGGATATGATCAAAAATGAGGTTGTTTTGCTCAATGGCCTGGTGGCAAAAGCGAGCAAAGATGTCAAAATAGGAGATATCATTACCATTAAGTATCTTAAAGGAGATAAAAGCTACAAAGTTTTAGCGATTCCTACCACAAAAAATGTTCCAAAAGCAAGAATGCATGAATATGTAGAGGAGCTTTAA